A region of Candidatus Defluviilinea gracilis DNA encodes the following proteins:
- a CDS encoding peptidoglycan DD-metalloendopeptidase family protein, which translates to MSNNEKRGVFARITETLVGIGLGESFFRIGTLILSMALIGAVIWLARGFFAQNVPAGAEALSQATEAPVIVAGIESIGGENSFGGVPRLAQVHTTIPSRPREKVIEYTVVEGDTIFGIAQNYGLEPQTVLWSNYYTLLDNPHSLKPGQELSILPVNGTYHEWQQGEGLNGVAKYYGVTPEDIINYAPNELDPATVGDFAAPNIAPGTWLIVPGGKREFISWSAPLGVTRENPASARVLGPGACEPVTGGAVGFGTFVWPASQHARSGFDYSPGTNHWGIDIAGNEGEGAYATDAGVIVYAGWNNYGYGNMIMVDHGNNFQSLYAHLSGISVVCGQSVGQGDLIGIIGNTGRSSGSHLHFEIRAISSWVNPWDVLPPP; encoded by the coding sequence ATGAGCAATAACGAAAAGCGCGGGGTGTTCGCGCGCATTACTGAAACACTGGTCGGCATTGGGCTGGGCGAATCATTCTTTCGCATCGGAACGCTGATTTTGTCGATGGCGTTGATCGGCGCGGTCATCTGGCTCGCGCGGGGCTTCTTCGCGCAGAACGTTCCCGCCGGGGCTGAGGCGCTCTCTCAGGCAACTGAGGCGCCTGTCATCGTGGCGGGAATCGAATCCATCGGCGGGGAAAATTCATTCGGCGGAGTTCCGCGTCTTGCGCAAGTGCATACCACGATCCCCTCGCGTCCGCGCGAGAAGGTGATCGAATATACGGTTGTCGAAGGCGATACGATCTTTGGCATTGCCCAAAATTACGGGCTCGAACCGCAAACCGTTCTCTGGAGCAACTATTACACCTTACTCGATAACCCGCACTCGTTGAAGCCCGGGCAGGAATTGAGTATCCTCCCCGTCAATGGAACGTATCATGAATGGCAACAAGGCGAGGGGTTGAACGGCGTGGCAAAATATTATGGCGTGACCCCGGAAGACATCATCAATTACGCGCCGAATGAGCTGGATCCCGCCACCGTTGGCGACTTCGCCGCTCCCAACATTGCCCCGGGCACCTGGCTGATCGTGCCGGGCGGAAAACGCGAGTTCATTTCATGGAGCGCCCCGCTCGGGGTGACGCGCGAAAACCCCGCTTCGGCGCGCGTGTTGGGACCCGGCGCATGCGAACCGGTGACCGGAGGCGCAGTGGGCTTTGGAACATTCGTTTGGCCCGCAAGCCAGCACGCCCGCTCCGGTTTCGATTATTCGCCCGGCACAAATCACTGGGGTATCGACATCGCCGGCAATGAGGGCGAAGGCGCATACGCCACAGACGCTGGCGTGATCGTGTATGCGGGCTGGAACAACTACGGGTACGGCAATATGATCATGGTGGATCATGGGAATAACTTCCAATCGCTCTATGCGCACCTCAGCGGAATCAGCGTGGTGTGCGGACAAAGCGTCGGACAGGGAGACCTGATCGGCATCATCGGCAACACAGGGCGGTCAAGCGGTTCACACCTGCATTTTGAGATCCGCGCCATCTCATCCTGGGTCAACCCGTGGGATGTGCTGCCGCCGCCATAA
- a CDS encoding MFS transporter: MIHQIRLSLAGRFPALTSRDFAIFWLGHLLSLVGTSMQNTAQPLLAYRLSGRPFDLGLIGLAFALPTFFLAFPSGVLVERWDKRKAVMILQAVMMIETLVLAVLTLTGRIQIWHIIVLSMVLGIATTFEITARQSMLIELVGGDLLPNAIALQSTAFNMSRVLGPALAAPLLLILPSNGEGWIFLLNALSFGAILISLFSVRLMHRVEPTPSNQSIARDFLDGGRYILAHRNIAAIILLAAILGLFGMPVMQQIPVLAKDVLAQVGDTKSIVDARNSALYLALGSGALTAALSIAFNNSAHQRGARLVLGEAAFIVGLLGIAFLNRFWFAVALVALMGWGGVTQFATMNTLLQTQVANDLRGRVYSVYLWSFQGIAPFGSLLIGWMTQNLSLPVTAMVCGVVCLFGLGGIQLFFPAARRSAA; this comes from the coding sequence ATGATTCATCAAATTCGATTATCGCTCGCCGGGCGATTCCCGGCGCTGACCTCGCGCGACTTTGCGATTTTCTGGCTGGGACATTTGCTCTCGCTGGTGGGAACATCCATGCAGAACACAGCCCAGCCTCTCCTCGCTTATCGCCTTAGCGGACGCCCCTTCGACTTGGGCTTGATCGGGCTTGCATTCGCCCTGCCAACTTTTTTTCTGGCATTTCCTTCCGGCGTCTTAGTCGAACGGTGGGATAAACGTAAAGCGGTCATGATTCTGCAGGCAGTGATGATGATCGAGACTCTCGTTCTGGCTGTTCTTACCCTGACCGGAAGAATCCAAATCTGGCATATCATTGTTCTTTCGATGGTCTTGGGAATCGCCACCACTTTCGAGATCACTGCGCGGCAATCCATGCTGATCGAACTGGTTGGCGGGGACCTTTTGCCCAATGCCATCGCGTTGCAATCGACGGCTTTCAACATGTCGCGTGTGCTTGGTCCTGCTCTGGCGGCGCCCCTGCTCTTGATTCTTCCCTCAAACGGAGAAGGGTGGATATTCTTGTTGAACGCCTTGAGTTTCGGGGCGATACTCATCAGTTTGTTTTCGGTTCGGTTGATGCACAGAGTGGAACCGACTCCGTCGAATCAATCGATTGCCCGTGATTTTCTGGATGGAGGCAGGTACATTCTCGCGCATCGCAATATCGCGGCAATCATTTTGCTCGCCGCCATACTGGGACTTTTCGGAATGCCGGTCATGCAACAGATCCCCGTGCTGGCAAAAGATGTTCTTGCGCAGGTCGGCGACACCAAATCCATTGTGGATGCCCGCAATAGCGCGTTGTATCTCGCGCTGGGGTCTGGCGCGCTCACGGCGGCTTTGTCGATCGCGTTCAACAATTCCGCGCATCAGAGGGGAGCGCGGCTCGTTTTGGGAGAAGCGGCTTTCATTGTCGGATTGTTGGGCATCGCATTTTTGAATCGGTTTTGGTTTGCAGTCGCGCTGGTAGCGCTCATGGGCTGGGGCGGCGTGACTCAATTTGCCACCATGAATACCCTGCTCCAAACACAAGTGGCAAATGATTTGCGCGGGCGCGTGTATAGCGTGTACTTATGGTCGTTTCAGGGCATCGCGCCGTTCGGGAGTTTGCTGATCGGCTGGATGACGCAAAACCTTTCGCTCCCAGTCACCGCCATGGTCTGCGGAGTGGTGTGCTTATTCGGTTTGGGCGGGATTCAGCTGTTTTTCCCCGCCGCGCGCAGGTCGGCGGCTTAA
- a CDS encoding SOS response-associated peptidase, with product MCGRFTLTVDPAELQEKFGNYTFPKKFAPRFNIAPTQPVLAIPNTEKFKADFFVWGLIPMWAKDPGIGARLINARGETVAEKPSFRGSLKYKRCLVLADGFYEWKAQPGKKTKTPFYIHMKDRQPFAIAGLWDTWNSPDGSSIKTCALITTGPNELMEMIHDRMPVIVHPRDYAKWLDPSPQTPDQLLPIIKPFPAEMMDAYPVSALVNKASNDKPELVAPAK from the coding sequence ATGTGCGGACGATTTACATTGACGGTTGACCCCGCTGAATTACAGGAAAAATTCGGCAACTATACATTTCCGAAAAAATTTGCGCCGCGATTCAATATCGCGCCAACCCAGCCTGTGCTGGCGATCCCGAACACGGAAAAGTTCAAGGCAGATTTTTTTGTGTGGGGGCTGATTCCCATGTGGGCGAAAGACCCCGGCATCGGCGCCCGTCTGATCAACGCGCGTGGCGAAACAGTTGCCGAGAAGCCGTCGTTTCGCGGCAGTTTGAAATACAAGCGCTGTCTGGTGCTCGCCGATGGTTTTTACGAATGGAAAGCGCAACCCGGCAAGAAAACGAAAACGCCGTTTTATATCCACATGAAAGACCGCCAGCCGTTTGCCATTGCGGGCTTGTGGGACACGTGGAACAGCCCGGATGGGTCTTCGATCAAAACCTGCGCGCTCATCACCACCGGACCAAACGAGTTGATGGAAATGATCCACGACCGTATGCCGGTCATCGTGCACCCGCGCGACTACGCCAAATGGCTCGATCCTTCGCCGCAAACGCCCGACCAATTGCTTCCCATCATCAAACCTTTCCCCGCCGAGATGATGGATGCATACCCGGTCAGCGCGCTGGTCAACAAGGCGTCGAACGATAAGCCCGAACTGGTCGCGCCGGCGAAGTAG